From the genome of Eucalyptus grandis isolate ANBG69807.140 chromosome 2, ASM1654582v1, whole genome shotgun sequence, one region includes:
- the LOC104425507 gene encoding NADH dehydrogenase [ubiquinone] 1 alpha subcomplex subunit 8-B isoform X2, with translation MSAGMATSLDAAEGPIPTSAVLTASSKHIGASCLSENVAFLKCKQKDPNPEKCLEKGQQVTRCVLHLLKDLHQRCTKEMDAYVGCMYYHTNEFDLCRKEQQAFEKACPL, from the exons ATGTCGGCCGGGATGGCGACGTCGCTGGACGCAGCCGAGGGCCCGATCCCGACGTCGGCGGTGCTGACGGCGTCGTCGAAGCACATCGGGGCGAGCTGCCTGTCGGAGAACGTGGCCTTCCTCAAGTGCAAGCAGAAGGACCCCAACCCGGAGAAGTGCCTCGAGAAGGGCCAGCAAGTCACCCGCTGCGTGCTCCACCT ACTGAAAGATCTTCACCAGAGGTGCACAAAAGAGATGGATGCTTATGTTGGTTGCATGTATTACCACACAAACGAGTTCGATTTATGCCGCAAAGAGCAACAAGCCTTTGAAAAGGCATGCCCATTGTAA
- the LOC104425507 gene encoding uncharacterized protein LOC104425507 isoform X1, with translation MTTLPRNQRSLLSIWSSLGLEFPDHAFVEEESASPIFSAAGKTKKKEEKITREEFDVGRDGDVAGRSRGPDPDVGGADGVVEAHRGELPVGERGLPQVQAEGPQPGEVPREGPASHPLRAPPVSTERSSPEVHKRDGCLCWLHVLPHKRVRFMPQRATSL, from the exons ATGACGACTTTGCCCAGAAATCAAAGATCTCTCCTTTCGATCTGGAGTTCTCTTGGTCTTGAATTCCCGGATCACGCATTCGTTGAAGAAGAATCTGCTTCACCCATCTTCTCTGCCGCAGGGAAGaccaagaagaaggaagagaagataaCCCGAGAGGAATTCGATGTCGGCCGGGATGGCGACGTCGCTGGACGCAGCCGAGGGCCCGATCCCGACGTCGGCGGTGCTGACGGCGTCGTCGAAGCACATCGGGGCGAGCTGCCTGTCGGAGAACGTGGCCTTCCTCAAGTGCAAGCAGAAGGACCCCAACCCGGAGAAGTGCCTCGAGAAGGGCCAGCAAGTCACCCGCTGCGTGCTCCACCTGTGAGC ACTGAAAGATCTTCACCAGAGGTGCACAAAAGAGATGGATGCTTATGTTGGTTGCATGTATTACCACACAAACGAGTTCGATTTATGCCGCAAAGAGCAACAAGCCTTTGA